In Brachypodium distachyon strain Bd21 chromosome 2, Brachypodium_distachyon_v3.0, whole genome shotgun sequence, one genomic interval encodes:
- the LOC104582700 gene encoding uncharacterized protein LOC104582700 isoform X7, with protein sequence MQRPNSSSYSRNMLATHEPDSSELRHSASLNQLSASSSQTPAATFPPKQANSNVDYRHATMVNQLFASSSQIPAATFPPKQANSNVDYRHVTTVNQLSTSGLRTPAATFPPMHGNSNDVLLSASSSRIPAAMFPPTQANSNVEYRHAAMRTQLSAPSSGIPAAMFPPIQANSNVDYRHAAMLNQSSAPSSMIPAATFPPMHEYSNDVLRHGTMHTQLSASRSRIHTATFPPLQANSNGAQAFAEQSPGRPVSEQMAPQELMQNIISPQELQQNNQGTPAVGVQSLCHSGSEQFTQQMLMQNREVLPPTVAIKGKKTSEVDELNTRILRLNVASLVAQDGTRSAVGVLIRDGSTAKFITARSFAPIMRTEPDLLFAAACCEGIKIALSYQPTTILLESHLIYLLDGLCASQNKPPDVEQLNELLSLKTIHFMAQRISEESNQAARQLALYALHKKVSNMVFKDPPDWLSTFL encoded by the exons ATGCAACGGCCCAATTCAAGTTCATATTCTAGAAATATGCTGGCAACCCACGAACCTGATAGTAGTG AGCTCAGACATTCTGCCTCGCTTAATCAGTTATCTGCTTCTAGCTCACAAACTCCTGCTGCAACATTTCCTCCAAAGCAGGCAAATTCTAATGTTG ATTACAGACATGCTACAATGGTCAATCAGTTATTTGCTTCTAGCTCACAAATTCCTGCTGCAACATTTCCTCCAAAGCAGGCAAATTCTAATGTTG ATTACAGACATGTTACAACGGTCAATCAGTTATCGACTTCTGGCTTAAGGACTCCTGCTGCAACGTTTCCTCCAATGCATGGAAATAGTAATGATG TGCTCTTATCTGCTTCTAGCTCAAGAATTCCCGCTGCAATGTTTCCTCCTACTCAAGCAAATTCTAATGTTG AGTACAGACATGCTGCAATGCGTACTCAGTTATCTGCTCCTAGCTCAGGAATTCCTGCTGCAATGTTTCCTCCTATTCAAGCAAATTCTAATGTTG ATTACAGACATGCTGCAATGCTTAATCAGTCATCTGCTCCTAGCTCAATGATTCCTGCTGCAACGTTTCCTCCAATGCATGAATATTCTAATGATG TGCTCAGACATGGTACAATGCATACTCAGTTGTCTGCTTCTAGATCAAGGATTCACACTGCAACATTTCCTCCACTGCAGGCAAACTCGAATGGTG CACAAGCATTTGCAGAACAATCTCCGGGTAGACCTGTATCAGAGCAAATGGCTCCCCAGGAGTTGATGCAGAATATTATCTCTCCACAGGAGCTACAACAGAACAACCAAGGTACACCTGCAGTCGGAGTACAATCTCTGTGCCACTCAGGGTCAGAGCAATTCACTCAACAGATGCTGATGCAGAATAGAGAAG TGCTGCCGCCTACAGTGGCTatcaaaggaaagaaaacttCAGAAGTAGACGAGCTAAACACTAGGATCCTCAGGTTGAACGTCGCTTCTTTGGTTGCACAGGATGGAACTAGGAGTGCTGTAGGGGTTTTAATTAGGGATGGCAGCACGGCAAAATTCATCACTGCAAGATCTTTTGCTCCGATAATGCGCACAGAGCCAGATCTTCTTTTTGCAGCTGCTTGTTGCGAAGGGATCAAAATTGCTCTGTCCTATCAACCAACTACTATTTTGCTGGAGTCTCATCTGATCTATCTGCTCGATGGGCTATGCGCCTCTCAGAATAAACCCCCAGATGTTGAACAGTTGAATGAATTACTGAGCCTGAAAACCATACATTTCATGGCCCAGAGAATTTCGGAAGAATCCAATCAAGCTGCTCGTCAATTGGCACTATATGCTTTGCACAAAAAGGTGTCCAACATGGTCTTCAAAGATCCTCCGGATTGGCTTTCCACTTTCTTATAG